The following are encoded together in the Cicer arietinum cultivar CDC Frontier isolate Library 1 chromosome 2, Cicar.CDCFrontier_v2.0, whole genome shotgun sequence genome:
- the LOC101494661 gene encoding uncharacterized protein isoform X1 produces the protein MTFAFPTLTLTLTLSHRRTPFSYPKTRFPQPNGVVAFSTFSNQIVSKLSNQNEDQLQVQTRMWNWKGYSIRYQCSGNNGPALVLVHGFGANSDHWRKNIPALAKSHRVYSIDLIGYGYSDKPNPRQMGDNSFYTFDTWATQLNEFCLDVIKDEAFFICNSIGGVVGLQAAIAAPKICQGIVLLNISLRMLHIKKQPWYGRPFIRLFQRLLRDTAVGKFFFKIVATEQSVRNILCQCYHDTSKVTDELVQIILSPGLEPGAAEVFLEFICYSGGPLPEELLPQVKCPVLIAWGDKDPWEPIEMGRNYGNFDSVEDFIVLPNVGHCPQDEAPHLVNPLVESFVARHAKSSSPISSID, from the exons ATGACATTTGCTTTCCCCACTCTCACTCTCACTCTCACACTCTCCCACCGTCGAACACCATTCTCTTACCCCAAAACCCGTTTTCCCCAACCAAACGGCGTCGTCGCATTTTCTACCTTCAGTAATCAAATCGTTTCCAAATTAAGCAACCAAAATGAAGACCAGCTCCAGGTTCAAACACG AATGTGGAATTGGAAGGGTTACTCTATTCGTTATCAATGTTCTGGGAACAATGGTCCTGCGCTAGTTCTGGTGCACGGTTTCGGAGCTAACAG TGACCACTGGAGGAAAAACATTCCAGCTCTAGCAAAATCCCACCGTGTATACTCTATTGACCTTATTGGATATGGATATTCAGATAAACCAAATCCTCGTCAAATGGGAGACAATTCCTTTTACACTTTTGATACATGGGCCACACAATTAAATGAGTTTTGTCTTGATGTCATTAAGGATGAAGCATTTTTTATATGCAATTCTATTGGAG GAGTTGTTGGTCTTCAGGCAGCTATAGCAGCACCAAAAATCTGCCAGGGAATTGTTCTTCTCAATATTTCTCTGCGCATGCTTCATATAAAGAAACAACCTTGGTATGGAAGACCTTTCATCAGATTATTCCAAAGATTGCTAAG GGATACTGCTGTAGGAAAATTCTTCTTTAAAATTGTTGCAACGGAACAATCTGTGAGGAACATTCTTTGCCAG TGCTATCATGATACTTCCAAGGTGACTGATGAGTTAGTGCAGATCATTCTTAGTCCAGGACTGGAACCTGGCGCTGCAGAGGTCTTTCTTGAGTTTATTTGTTATTCAGGCGGCCCTCTTCCAGAGGAATTGCTACCCCAAGTTAAG TGTCCGGTTTTGATAGCTTGGGGTGACAAGGATCCCTGGGAACCAATTGAGATGGGAAGAAATTACGGAAATTTTGATTCAGTAGAAGACTTCATTGTCCTTCCAAATGTTGGACATTGCCCCCAG GATGAAGCTCCTCATCTTGTGAACCCACTGGTTGAATCTTTTGTGGCACGGCATGCTAAATCTTCGTCTCCTATCTCGTCAATTGACTGA
- the LOC101494661 gene encoding uncharacterized protein isoform X2: MTFAFPTLTLTLTLSHRRTPFSYPKTRFPQPNGVVAFSTFSNQIVSKLSNQNEDQLQVQTRMWNWKGYSIRYQCSGNNGPALVLVHGFGANSDHWRKNIPALAKSHRVYSIDLIGYGYSDKPNPRQMGDNSFYTFDTWATQLNEFCLDVIKDEAFFICNSIGGVVGLQAAIAAPKICQGIVLLNISLRMLHIKKQPWYGRPFIRLFQRLLRDTAVGKFFFKIVATEQSVRNILCQCYHDTSKVTDELVQIILSPGLEPGAAEVFLEFICYSGGPLPEELLPQVKCPVLIAWGDKDPWEPIEMGRNYGNFDSVEDFIVLPNVGHCPQVMRKFRKQTSL; encoded by the exons ATGACATTTGCTTTCCCCACTCTCACTCTCACTCTCACACTCTCCCACCGTCGAACACCATTCTCTTACCCCAAAACCCGTTTTCCCCAACCAAACGGCGTCGTCGCATTTTCTACCTTCAGTAATCAAATCGTTTCCAAATTAAGCAACCAAAATGAAGACCAGCTCCAGGTTCAAACACG AATGTGGAATTGGAAGGGTTACTCTATTCGTTATCAATGTTCTGGGAACAATGGTCCTGCGCTAGTTCTGGTGCACGGTTTCGGAGCTAACAG TGACCACTGGAGGAAAAACATTCCAGCTCTAGCAAAATCCCACCGTGTATACTCTATTGACCTTATTGGATATGGATATTCAGATAAACCAAATCCTCGTCAAATGGGAGACAATTCCTTTTACACTTTTGATACATGGGCCACACAATTAAATGAGTTTTGTCTTGATGTCATTAAGGATGAAGCATTTTTTATATGCAATTCTATTGGAG GAGTTGTTGGTCTTCAGGCAGCTATAGCAGCACCAAAAATCTGCCAGGGAATTGTTCTTCTCAATATTTCTCTGCGCATGCTTCATATAAAGAAACAACCTTGGTATGGAAGACCTTTCATCAGATTATTCCAAAGATTGCTAAG GGATACTGCTGTAGGAAAATTCTTCTTTAAAATTGTTGCAACGGAACAATCTGTGAGGAACATTCTTTGCCAG TGCTATCATGATACTTCCAAGGTGACTGATGAGTTAGTGCAGATCATTCTTAGTCCAGGACTGGAACCTGGCGCTGCAGAGGTCTTTCTTGAGTTTATTTGTTATTCAGGCGGCCCTCTTCCAGAGGAATTGCTACCCCAAGTTAAG TGTCCGGTTTTGATAGCTTGGGGTGACAAGGATCCCTGGGAACCAATTGAGATGGGAAGAAATTACGGAAATTTTGATTCAGTAGAAGACTTCATTGTCCTTCCAAATGTTGGACATTGCCCCCAG GTGATGCGCAAATTTAGGAAACAGACTTCGCTATAA
- the LOC101494661 gene encoding uncharacterized protein isoform X3, producing the protein MTFAFPTLTLTLTLSHRRTPFSYPKTRFPQPNGVVAFSTFSNQIVSKLSNQNEDQLQVQTRMWNWKGYSIRYQCSGNNGPALVLVHGFGANSDHWRKNIPALAKSHRVYSIDLIGYGYSDKPNPRQMGDNSFYTFDTWATQLNEFCLDVIKDEAFFICNSIGGVVGLQAAIAAPKICQGIVLLNISLRMLHIKKQPWYGRPFIRLFQRLLRDTAVGKFFFKIVATEQSVRNILCQCYHDTSKVTDELVQIILSPGLEPGAAEVFLEFICYSGGPLPEELLPQVKCPVLIAWGDKDPWEPIEMGRNYGNFDSVEDFIVLPNVGHCPQELRMLREQKPC; encoded by the exons ATGACATTTGCTTTCCCCACTCTCACTCTCACTCTCACACTCTCCCACCGTCGAACACCATTCTCTTACCCCAAAACCCGTTTTCCCCAACCAAACGGCGTCGTCGCATTTTCTACCTTCAGTAATCAAATCGTTTCCAAATTAAGCAACCAAAATGAAGACCAGCTCCAGGTTCAAACACG AATGTGGAATTGGAAGGGTTACTCTATTCGTTATCAATGTTCTGGGAACAATGGTCCTGCGCTAGTTCTGGTGCACGGTTTCGGAGCTAACAG TGACCACTGGAGGAAAAACATTCCAGCTCTAGCAAAATCCCACCGTGTATACTCTATTGACCTTATTGGATATGGATATTCAGATAAACCAAATCCTCGTCAAATGGGAGACAATTCCTTTTACACTTTTGATACATGGGCCACACAATTAAATGAGTTTTGTCTTGATGTCATTAAGGATGAAGCATTTTTTATATGCAATTCTATTGGAG GAGTTGTTGGTCTTCAGGCAGCTATAGCAGCACCAAAAATCTGCCAGGGAATTGTTCTTCTCAATATTTCTCTGCGCATGCTTCATATAAAGAAACAACCTTGGTATGGAAGACCTTTCATCAGATTATTCCAAAGATTGCTAAG GGATACTGCTGTAGGAAAATTCTTCTTTAAAATTGTTGCAACGGAACAATCTGTGAGGAACATTCTTTGCCAG TGCTATCATGATACTTCCAAGGTGACTGATGAGTTAGTGCAGATCATTCTTAGTCCAGGACTGGAACCTGGCGCTGCAGAGGTCTTTCTTGAGTTTATTTGTTATTCAGGCGGCCCTCTTCCAGAGGAATTGCTACCCCAAGTTAAG TGTCCGGTTTTGATAGCTTGGGGTGACAAGGATCCCTGGGAACCAATTGAGATGGGAAGAAATTACGGAAATTTTGATTCAGTAGAAGACTTCATTGTCCTTCCAAATGTTGGACATTGCCCCCAG GAATTAAGGATGTTAAGGGAGCAGAAACCTTGTTAA